The Tessaracoccus flavus genome includes the window GCTTGACCTCGCCGCCGGCACCGTTCCCGCCGACGTCGTTGCCGCCGGCACCGACACCGTGGTGCTTGGCCCCGCCGATGTGACCATCGCAGCCGGCTCCAACACCATCGTCTACGCCTGGGGCTCGCTCGAGGACGAGAACCTCGCCCTCGCCATCCAGAACGTCGCGCTCGACACGGCCGGCATGCCCCACACCGGTGCTGAAGGCCCCGCCAACTCGACCAACGGTCTCGTCGCCGCCACCCTGCTTCTGGCCGGCGTCGCCGTCACCGTCGTGATGGCTCAGCGCAACCGCGCTGGCAACATCGCCTGACCGATCCGCTGACAATGCTCACGGCTTCCCGCCCAGCACCCGATGCTGAGCGGGAAGCCGTGGCCATGTCCCCGGCAACCCGCACTCCGTGTGCAACACTGGTTCACATGGCCCCCGACGACCGGCAGACCCCAGTGGGGCTCCTCGCCACTCAGCTCGCCGCAGGCGATGAGTCGGCGCTCCGGGAGGCCTACCACCGCTGGTCCCGCCTCATCCACACGATCGCCCGCAACTCTCTGGGCTCCGCAGCTGATGCGGACGACGTGACGCAGCAGGTGTTCATCGCCGCGTGGAACTCGAGGGCCTCCCTGCGAGCGAGCGACGAGGCCCTCCCCGCCTGGCTCATCGGCATCTGCCGCATGAAGGTGATCGACGCCCTCCGGGCCAGGAGCCGCGGCTTCCGCAACGAGGAGGCGATGATGAGCGAGGCGCTCGACGAGCCGGTGGTGCGGAACCTCGACGGTGTGATCGACTCGGTGGTGGTGCGTGACGCACTGGCCGCCCTCGGCGACCCCCGGGCGCAGATCCTCACCATGGTGTACCTGGAAGATAAGACTCATGACGACGTGGCCCGCCACCTCAGCATCCCGCTGGGTACGGTGAAGAGCCACGTCCGTAGGGGCCTCGAGAGGCTCCGCTCAGTGTTCGAGGAGGTGGATTCCCTTGTCTGAAGAAAGCAACTACACGCTTGACGACGTGGCACGGCGTTTCCGCCGAGCCGTCGCTCAGGACCCGCAGTGGTCCGACCCGTCGCCCGGTACGTGGGAGGCCATCGCGGCCGCGACCGGTGTCGCGCCCAGCCAGAGCCCCGCGCCGGACGCCAGCGAACCCCAGGCAGCTCCCAGCGTCAGCCGCCGTGGCTGGCTGTTCGGCGCTGGCGGGCTCGTCGTCGGCGCCATCGCCGGTGCGGTGGGCATGCGGATGGCCGATGGCTTCTTCGACGACCTCGAGGAGGCCGTGCGGCGCGCCGAACTCACCCCGCTCGACCGGCCCGACCAGCGCCTCGGCACCGCCGAGTTGCTGCGGCAGCAGTTCGGGTACAGCCTCTCGGTGGAGGTGCCCGAGGGCGTCTCCAACCCCGACGGCTACGTCGAGGTCTGGCTCATCAACACCGACGGCCAGCGGATGGTATCCGTCGGCGTGTTCGCCGCCGACAGCATCGGCCGGTTCTCCATCGACGAGGCGCTCATCGAGGGCGGCTACCTGATCGTCGACCTGTCCAACGAGCAGTTCGACGACGAGCCGCGCCACTCCGGCGACACCATCATGCGCGGAGAGCTCCGCTCCTGACCTGACGCCGTCGCGACTCGCCCGCGGCGCGAAGCGCTCATCCGGCTTGCTCGAAGATGTACACCCCGCCGCCTACGGTGCTCGGAGGGGCCACTAGGCTGGGGGTCGTTGCTGGGACGAAGCAGTCCCCAGGGCAAGTCGAAGGAGATTTCCCACATGAGTGAAGAACGCTATATCTACGACCTCGCTGACGGCGACGGCACGATGCGGTCGCTTCTCGGCGGTAAGGGCGCGGGCGTAGCTGAGATGAATCGGGTTGGGGTTCCCGTCCCCGACGCGTTCACCGTCACGACGACGGCGTGCGTGCAGACGATGAACAACAACGGCGAGTGGCCCGACGGCCTGGCCGATCAGATCGCGCAAGGTCTGAAGCGCCTCGAGGAACGCACCGGGCGTACGCTCGGCGGTTCCGAACGTCCGCTGCTCGTCTCGGTGCGTTCGGGTGCCGTGCACTCGATGCCCGGCATGATGGACACGATCCTCAACCTCGGTATCTCCGACGAATCAGTTGTCGCCCTGGCAGAGGAGTTCGGCAACGAACGCTTCGCCTGGGACTGCTACCGCCGCTTCATCCAGATGTACGGCGAGGTCGTCGAGGGTGTGCCGCAGAACCTCTACGAGGATGCGCTGAGCGAGCTGAAGCACCACCGCGGCGTCGATCAGGACACCGACCTGGACGCCGACGACCTCAAGGGTCTGGTCGAGACCTTCAAGCAGATCTCAAACGACCACCTCGGCGGCGCATGGACCGCCGACCCCCGCGAGCAACTCAACCGGGCCGTCAACGCCGTCTTCAAGTCGTGGGGCAACCCCCGCGCCGAGGTGTACCGCCGCGCCCACAACATCCCGGCCAGCCTCGGCACCGCCGTCAACATCATGCAGATGGTCTTCGGCAACCGCGGCGACACCTCCGCCACCGGGGTGTGCTTCACGCGCAACCCGTCGACCGGTGAGAAGGCGCTCTACGGCGAGTTCCTCGTCAACGCCCAGGGCGAGGACGTCGTCGCGGGCATCCGCACGCCGCGTCCCATGGGCGAGATGAAGGACGTGCTGCCGGAGGCCTACGAGCAGCTCGTGGCCACCATGCACAAGATGGAGCAGCACTACAAGGACATGCAGGACATGGAGTTCACCATCGAGGATGGCAAGCTCTACCTGCTGCAGACCCGTAACGGCAAGCGCACCGCCGCGGCCGCCCTCAAGGTGGCCTCGGACCTCGTCGATGAGGGCGTCATCTCCCAGGAGGAGGCGCTGCTGCGCATCGAGCCCGGCCAGCTGGACCAGCTGCTGCACCCGGCCATCCCTCCGGAGCACGGCCAGATCCCGATCGCGAAGGGCCTCCCGGCCTCGCCCGGCGCCGCGGTGGGCGGTGTCGTCTTCGACGCCGACACGGCCGCCGAGCGCGGCAGCAAGGGTGAGCCCGTGGTGCTGGTGCGGTTCGAGACCACGCCCGACGACATCCACG containing:
- a CDS encoding anti-sigma factor, translated to MSEESNYTLDDVARRFRRAVAQDPQWSDPSPGTWEAIAAATGVAPSQSPAPDASEPQAAPSVSRRGWLFGAGGLVVGAIAGAVGMRMADGFFDDLEEAVRRAELTPLDRPDQRLGTAELLRQQFGYSLSVEVPEGVSNPDGYVEVWLINTDGQRMVSVGVFAADSIGRFSIDEALIEGGYLIVDLSNEQFDDEPRHSGDTIMRGELRS
- a CDS encoding RNA polymerase sigma factor; the encoded protein is MAPDDRQTPVGLLATQLAAGDESALREAYHRWSRLIHTIARNSLGSAADADDVTQQVFIAAWNSRASLRASDEALPAWLIGICRMKVIDALRARSRGFRNEEAMMSEALDEPVVRNLDGVIDSVVVRDALAALGDPRAQILTMVYLEDKTHDDVARHLSIPLGTVKSHVRRGLERLRSVFEEVDSLV